The Halobacterium litoreum genome includes a region encoding these proteins:
- a CDS encoding DUF1918 domain-containing protein, which produces MSFEEDDEVVLHDKHSEFDGETGTVTQVVETMFGEPNYTVSFEDGQEAGVPADNLEAAEGDADDEADEE; this is translated from the coding sequence ATGAGCTTCGAGGAAGACGACGAAGTCGTCCTGCACGACAAGCACAGCGAGTTCGACGGCGAGACCGGGACGGTCACGCAGGTCGTCGAGACGATGTTCGGCGAACCGAACTACACCGTGAGTTTCGAGGACGGACAGGAGGCCGGCGTCCCCGCCGACAACCTCGAAGCCGCCGAGGGCGACGCGGACGACGAAGCCGACGAGGAGTAA
- a CDS encoding DUF7501 family protein: MGDYERDPEDVDWDDPDACPFCGASLRDGGAGFIEHVEENPACRRRFEEWRENVAGDVGPEWLG; encoded by the coding sequence ATGGGCGACTACGAGCGCGACCCGGAGGACGTGGACTGGGACGACCCGGACGCCTGCCCCTTTTGTGGCGCGTCGCTCCGCGACGGCGGCGCCGGGTTCATCGAACACGTCGAGGAGAACCCCGCGTGTCGCCGCCGCTTCGAGGAGTGGCGGGAGAACGTCGCGGGCGACGTCGGGCCGGAGTGGTTAGGATAG
- a CDS encoding RNase P subunit p30 family protein → MYEAVFAHPDGDSTVARFAATAASDGYDGVVVRSRHGSRPDVDYAAVAEEYDIDVVEGVEVVAEDRSQASGTVGSIRESVPLLAVRGGTPDMNRFVAESPKVDVLAAPMQGRGDVNHVIVKAAKRNGVRLEFDLSGVLRKDGGARVQALRGLRKLRELVAYYDAPFVVSARAASHLELRAPRELLAVGETIGFDRGQIRSGLEEWGALAARNRELLSGEFIAPGVETGEHEEDA, encoded by the coding sequence GTGTACGAGGCCGTTTTCGCCCACCCGGACGGCGACAGCACCGTCGCGCGGTTCGCCGCGACGGCCGCGAGCGACGGCTACGACGGCGTCGTGGTGCGGAGCCGGCACGGCTCGCGGCCGGACGTCGACTACGCCGCGGTCGCCGAGGAGTACGACATCGACGTCGTGGAGGGCGTCGAGGTGGTCGCCGAGGACCGGTCGCAGGCCAGCGGTACCGTCGGGAGCATTCGCGAATCGGTGCCCCTGCTCGCGGTGCGCGGCGGCACCCCGGACATGAACCGGTTCGTCGCCGAGTCGCCGAAAGTGGACGTGCTCGCCGCCCCGATGCAGGGCCGGGGTGACGTGAACCACGTAATCGTGAAGGCCGCAAAGCGCAACGGCGTGCGACTGGAGTTCGACCTCTCGGGCGTCCTGCGGAAGGACGGCGGCGCGCGAGTCCAAGCCCTGCGCGGCCTCCGGAAACTCCGCGAGCTCGTGGCGTACTACGACGCGCCGTTCGTCGTGAGCGCGCGCGCCGCGTCCCACCTCGAACTTCGCGCGCCCCGCGAACTGCTAGCGGTCGGCGAGACAATCGGGTTCGACCGCGGCCAGATTCGCTCGGGCCTCGAAGAGTGGGGCGCGTTGGCAGCCCGCAACCGCGAGTTGTTGTCCGGGGAGTTCATTGCGCCGGGCGTCGAAACCGGCGAGCATGAAGAAGACGCTTGA
- a CDS encoding Rpp14/Pop5 family protein, which yields MKHLPKHLRPRWRYLAVELEAWPDADVSRDDFQRSLWFAAQNLLGDVGSADADLRVVDFSFADGAGEVIVRVRRGEVERGRAALACVSAVRDDPVRVSVRGVSGTMRAAEEKYLGRTAEVSADERVAFGGDSRPAFARGDRVDVDVEGSFVGATRLDCE from the coding sequence GTGAAACACCTCCCGAAGCACCTCCGGCCGCGGTGGCGCTACCTCGCCGTGGAACTGGAGGCGTGGCCCGACGCGGACGTGAGCAGGGACGACTTCCAGCGGAGTCTCTGGTTCGCCGCGCAGAACCTCCTCGGGGACGTGGGGAGCGCGGACGCCGACCTGCGCGTCGTCGACTTCTCGTTCGCGGACGGCGCCGGCGAGGTCATCGTGCGCGTCCGCCGCGGCGAAGTCGAGCGCGGTCGGGCGGCGCTCGCGTGCGTGAGCGCGGTGCGCGACGACCCGGTTCGCGTGTCGGTCCGCGGCGTCTCGGGGACGATGCGGGCGGCCGAAGAAAAGTATTTAGGACGGACGGCTGAAGTTTCAGCGGACGAACGAGTCGCGTTCGGCGGCGACTCCCGACCGGCGTTCGCGCGCGGCGACCGCGTCGACGTGGACGTCGAGGGGTCGTTCGTCGGAGCAACCCGACTCGACTGCGAGTAA
- a CDS encoding class I SAM-dependent methyltransferase — protein sequence MKKTLDEHAARFDDVAAEYDDDQTPEYNECVALVLEHASPDGGDTVLDLGCGTGAIALALAEDAGRVVGRDISDGMMEQAREKADERGLDNVEFGEGRFREPNFDGDVDVVTSNFAMHHLSDAEKRDAIATIADLAPDRIVLGDVMFFGEPNPEEPFYSPEVDDPATVGVLADAFTDAGYALTAVEMVHEQVGVLVAERA from the coding sequence ATGAAGAAGACGCTTGACGAGCACGCCGCTCGCTTCGACGACGTGGCCGCGGAGTACGACGACGACCAGACGCCGGAGTACAACGAGTGCGTCGCGCTCGTGCTCGAACACGCCAGCCCTGACGGCGGGGACACCGTCCTCGACTTGGGGTGTGGCACGGGCGCCATCGCGCTCGCGCTCGCCGAGGACGCCGGCCGCGTCGTCGGCCGCGACATCAGTGACGGGATGATGGAACAGGCCCGCGAGAAGGCCGACGAGCGCGGCCTCGACAACGTCGAATTCGGCGAGGGGCGGTTCCGCGAGCCCAACTTCGACGGCGACGTGGATGTCGTGACCTCGAACTTCGCGATGCACCACCTCAGCGACGCCGAGAAGCGCGACGCGATTGCGACCATCGCGGACCTCGCGCCCGACAGAATCGTGCTCGGGGACGTGATGTTCTTCGGCGAGCCGAACCCCGAGGAGCCGTTCTACAGCCCCGAGGTCGACGACCCCGCGACAGTCGGCGTGCTCGCGGACGCGTTCACTGACGCCGGGTACGCGCTGACCGCCGTCGAGATGGTCCACGAACAGGTCGGCGTGCTGGTGGCCGAGCGAGCGTGA
- a CDS encoding RNA-binding protein, with amino-acid sequence MSEVPFHYVDLRTFCYDTEDENRVADALRHFLPEDVELERAESTGHLGDRIVVLSARVERADEMRHVLSVLRDGADIEKIRTELGERVDDNCSFFVHLDKQAAFQGDAELGGGISLRAKVEAYPAKKDAAVENARDALS; translated from the coding sequence ATGAGCGAGGTTCCGTTCCACTACGTCGACCTCCGGACGTTCTGTTACGACACGGAGGACGAGAACCGCGTCGCGGACGCGCTCCGGCACTTCCTCCCCGAGGACGTCGAACTGGAGCGCGCAGAGTCCACGGGGCATCTCGGCGACCGCATCGTCGTGTTGTCCGCGCGCGTCGAGCGCGCCGACGAGATGCGTCACGTCCTCTCCGTGCTCCGGGACGGCGCGGACATCGAGAAGATTCGCACCGAACTCGGCGAGCGCGTCGACGACAACTGCTCGTTTTTCGTCCACCTCGACAAGCAGGCCGCGTTCCAGGGCGACGCCGAACTCGGCGGCGGCATCTCCTTGCGCGCGAAGGTCGAAGCGTACCCCGCGAAGAAGGACGCCGCGGTGGAGAACGCACGCGACGCGCTATCCTAA